The genomic region CCTGCACACCGCCCCGATGACGCTGGCCATGGTGCTGCTCCAGGCCATCTGTGACGCCGCCCCGGCCGACACCCAGCGCCGGCTGGAAGCGTTCGAGGCGTCCGCCGCCCGCCGACAGTTGTTCCTCGGCTGAGAGGAGAACCGAGATGTCCCACCCGGTCCGCGCCGCCCGTGGCGCCGAACGCACCGCCCGCGGCTGGCCGCAGGAGGCCGCGCTGCGGATGCTGATGAACAACCTCGACCCGGAGGTGGCCGAGCGCCCCGACGACCTGGTGGTCTACGGCGGCACCGGCAAGGCCGCCCGGGACTGGCCGTCGTACCACGCGCTGGTGCGTACCCTCACCGACCTGCGCGACGACGAGACGATGCTGGTGCAGTCCGGCCGCCCGGTCGGGGTGATGCGGACGCACGAGTGGGCGCCGCGGGTGCTGCTGGCCAACTCCAACCTGGTCGGCGACTGGGCAACCTGGCCGGAGTTCCGCCGGCTGGAGCAGCTCGGCCTGACGATGTACGGGCAGATGACCGCGGGTTCGTGGATTTACATCGGCACCCAGGGCATCCTCCAGGGCACGTACGAGACGTTCGCCGCGGTGGCGGCGAAGCGGTTCAATGGCACCCTGGCGGGCACGTTGACGCTGACCGCCGGGTGCGGCGGGATGGGCGGGGCGCAGCCGCTCGCGGTCACCATGAACGGCGGCGCCTGCCTGATCGTGGACGTGGACCGCACCCGCCTGGACCGCCGGGTGCACGACCGCTACCTGGACGAGGTCGCCGACTCGCTGGACGACGCCGTGGAGCGGGCCCTCGCCGCGAAGCGGGAGGGCCGGGCGCTGAGCGTCGGCGTCGTCGGCAACGCCGCCACCGTCTTCCCGGAGTTGCTGCGCCGGGGCGTCGCCATCGACATCGTCACCGACCAGACCAGCGCGCACGACCCGCTGTCGTACCTGCCGGAGGGGGTGGAGCTGGCCGACGCGCGGGACTACGCGGCGGCGAAGCCGGCCGAGTTCACTGACCGGGCCCGGGCGTCGATGGCGAAGCACGTCGAGGCGATGGTCGGCTTCCTGGACGCGGGGGCGGAGGTCTTCGACTACGGCAACTCGATCCGCGGTGAGGCCAAGTTGGGTGGCTTCGAGCGGGCCTTCGACTTCCCCGGCTTCGTGCCGGCGTACATCCGGCCGTTGTTCTGCGAGGGCAAGGGCCCGTTCCGGTGGGCGGCGCTCTCCGGCGACCCGGCCGACATCGCCGCCACCGACCGGGCGATCCTCGACCTGTTCCCGGAGAACGAGTCGCTCGCGCGGTGGATCCGGCTGGCCGGCGAGCGGGTCGCCTTCCAGGGCCTGCCGGCCCGGATCTGCTGGCTCGGCTACGGCGAGCGGGACAAGGCCGGCGTGCGGTTCAACGAGATGGTCGCCTCCGGCGAGCTGTCCGCCCCGGTGGTGATCGGCCGCGACCACCTCGACACCGGCAGCGTGGCCAGCCCGTACCGGGAGACCGAGGGGATGGCCGACGGCTCCGACGCCATCGCCGACTGGCCGCTGCTCAACGCCCTGGTCAACACGGCCAGCGGAGCGTCCTGGGTGTCGATCCACCACGGCGGTGGGGTGGGCATGGGCCGCTCGATCCACGCCGGTCAGGTCTGCGTCGCCGACGGCAGCGCCCTCGCCGGGCAGAAGATCGAGCGGGTGCTGACCAACGACCCGGCGATGGGCGTCATCCGGCACGTCGACGCCGGCTACGACGCGGCCCGCGAGGTCGCGGAGCGGACCGGCGTCCGGGTCCCGATGGCGGAGGGCTGACGGTGGCCGGGGACCTCGCCGAGCGGTTCCGCGCGCTCTGGGACGAGATCGCGCCGGTCGGGCGGGACGCGGGCAGCGGTGGCTACCTGCGGTACGCGCTGACCGAGCCGGAGCTGCGTCTGCGCGACTGGTACCGGGAGCAGGCCGGGCGCCGGGGCCTGCCGGTGACCGAGGACGGCAACGGCAACCTGTTCGCCTGGTGGGGCGACCCGGACGCCGGCGACGCCGTGCTGACCGGCAGCCACTTCGACTCGGTGCCGCACGGCGGGGCGTACGACGGGCCGCTCGGCATCGTCAGCGCGTTCCTCGCCGTCGACGAGCTGCGGGCCGCGGGCGTCACCCCGGCCCGGCCGGTGGTGCTCGGGGCGTTCGTCGAGGAGGAGGGTGCCCGGTTCGGCGTACCGTGCCTGGGGTCGCGGCTGCTCACCGGGGCGCTGACGCCGGAGCGGGCGGCGGCGCTGCGCGACGCCGACGGCGTCGGCTTCGCCGAGGCGTTGGGCCACCCGCCGGCGGGCGCCCGCCCGGAGCTGCTCGGGCGGTTCCGGTGCTTCGTGGAGCTGCACGTCGAGCAGGGCCGCGCCCTGGCCGACACCGCCGCGCCGGTCGCCGTGGCCAGCGCGATCTGGCCGCACGGGCGGTGGCGCTTCGACTTCACCGGCGAGGGCAACCACGCGGGCACTACCCGGATGGCCGACCGCCACGACCCCATGCTGACGTACGCGTTCACCGTGCTGGCGGCGAACAAGGAGGCCCGGCTGCGCGGCGCGCACGCGACCGTGGGCCGGGTGTCGGTGGAGCCGAACGCCACCAACGCGATCCCGTCGCGGGTGACCGGCTGGCTGGACGCCCGGGCGGCCGAGCCGGACACGCTGGCCGGCCTGGTCGAGGCGGTACGGGACAAGACGGTCGAGCGGGCCCGGCGCGACGGCACGGGGGTGACGCTGACCGAGGAGTCGGCCACCCCGTTGGTCGCCTTCGACGGCGGGCTGGCCGGCCGGCTGGCCGAGCTGCTGGACGCGCCGGTGCTGCCGACGGGCGCCGGGCACGACGCTGGTGTGCTGGCCGCGTACCTCCCGACGGCGATGCTCTTCGTCCGCAACCCGACCGGGGTGTCGCACTCCCCGGCCGAGTCGGCGACCGACGACGACTGCGCCGCCGGGGTGGCCGCGCTGGCCCGGGTGCTCGAGGAGCTGGCGTGCTGACCGCCGCCGCACCGGCCGGCGTGACGCGACCGGCGACCCGATGCCGCGATGATCGGGTGATGACGCAGACGACTCAGCTCGAAAGGGAGCGCGGGGCATGACCGCGACCCGCTGGCTGGCCGAGTACGCGTGGCTGCCCGACCACGACGAGCCCACCGCCGACGTGCTGATCGAGGCGGAGGACGGCCGGTTCACTACGGTCACCCCGCTGATCGGCGGCGGTGCCCCCGACGCCGGGGTCGAGGTGCTCGCCGACGCGGTACGGCTGCCCGGGCTGACCCTGCCGGGGCTGGCCAACGCGCACTCGCACGCCTTCCACCGGGCGCTGCGCGGGCGCACCCACGGCGGCCGGGGCGACTTCTGGACCTGGCGCGACCAGATGTACGCCGTCGCGGGCCGCCTCGACCCGGACTCGTACCTGGCCCTGGCCCGGGCCGCGTACGCCGAGATGGCGCTGGCCGGGATCACCTGCGTGGGCGAGTTCCACTATCTGCACCACGGGCCGGGCGGGACGCCGTACGACGAGCCCAACGCGATGAGCGCCGCGCTGGTCGAGGCCGCCGCCGAGGCCGGCATCCGGATCACCCTGCTGGACACGTGCTACCTCACCGCGTCCGTGGACGGCCGGCCGCTGGTCGGCCCGCAGCTGCGCTTCGGCGACGGGGACGCCGTGCGGTGGGCCGACCGGGCGGACGCGTTCCACCCGGCCGGCGCGCACGCCCGCGTGGGTGCGGCGGTGCACTCCGTGCGGGCCGTACCCGCCGAGCAGCTCAGCACGGTGGCGCGGTGGGCCCGGGACCGCGACGCGCCGCTGCACGTGCACCTGTCCGAGCAGCCCGCGGAGAACGACGCCTGCCGGGCGACGCACGGCTG from Micromonospora sp. WMMD812 harbors:
- a CDS encoding formimidoylglutamate deiminase, coding for MTATRWLAEYAWLPDHDEPTADVLIEAEDGRFTTVTPLIGGGAPDAGVEVLADAVRLPGLTLPGLANAHSHAFHRALRGRTHGGRGDFWTWRDQMYAVAGRLDPDSYLALARAAYAEMALAGITCVGEFHYLHHGPGGTPYDEPNAMSAALVEAAAEAGIRITLLDTCYLTASVDGRPLVGPQLRFGDGDAVRWADRADAFHPAGAHARVGAAVHSVRAVPAEQLSTVARWARDRDAPLHVHLSEQPAENDACRATHGCTPTRLLADREVLGPATTAVHATHPTSADLTLLGDSRTGVCLCPTTERDLADGLGPARRMADAGIPLSLGSDSNAVVDLFEEARAMELDERLRTRRRGNFTGSDLLGAASAAGHTALGWTDAGRLAAGARADLVTVAWDGVRTAGVPAAGVFFAATAADVRHVVVDGRTVVADGRHLRVDVARDLRAAIGAVTS
- a CDS encoding allantoate amidohydrolase, which encodes MAGDLAERFRALWDEIAPVGRDAGSGGYLRYALTEPELRLRDWYREQAGRRGLPVTEDGNGNLFAWWGDPDAGDAVLTGSHFDSVPHGGAYDGPLGIVSAFLAVDELRAAGVTPARPVVLGAFVEEEGARFGVPCLGSRLLTGALTPERAAALRDADGVGFAEALGHPPAGARPELLGRFRCFVELHVEQGRALADTAAPVAVASAIWPHGRWRFDFTGEGNHAGTTRMADRHDPMLTYAFTVLAANKEARLRGAHATVGRVSVEPNATNAIPSRVTGWLDARAAEPDTLAGLVEAVRDKTVERARRDGTGVTLTEESATPLVAFDGGLAGRLAELLDAPVLPTGAGHDAGVLAAYLPTAMLFVRNPTGVSHSPAESATDDDCAAGVAALARVLEELAC
- the hutU gene encoding urocanate hydratase, producing the protein MSHPVRAARGAERTARGWPQEAALRMLMNNLDPEVAERPDDLVVYGGTGKAARDWPSYHALVRTLTDLRDDETMLVQSGRPVGVMRTHEWAPRVLLANSNLVGDWATWPEFRRLEQLGLTMYGQMTAGSWIYIGTQGILQGTYETFAAVAAKRFNGTLAGTLTLTAGCGGMGGAQPLAVTMNGGACLIVDVDRTRLDRRVHDRYLDEVADSLDDAVERALAAKREGRALSVGVVGNAATVFPELLRRGVAIDIVTDQTSAHDPLSYLPEGVELADARDYAAAKPAEFTDRARASMAKHVEAMVGFLDAGAEVFDYGNSIRGEAKLGGFERAFDFPGFVPAYIRPLFCEGKGPFRWAALSGDPADIAATDRAILDLFPENESLARWIRLAGERVAFQGLPARICWLGYGERDKAGVRFNEMVASGELSAPVVIGRDHLDTGSVASPYRETEGMADGSDAIADWPLLNALVNTASGASWVSIHHGGGVGMGRSIHAGQVCVADGSALAGQKIERVLTNDPAMGVIRHVDAGYDAAREVAERTGVRVPMAEG